Proteins found in one Lycium ferocissimum isolate CSIRO_LF1 chromosome 6, AGI_CSIRO_Lferr_CH_V1, whole genome shotgun sequence genomic segment:
- the LOC132061289 gene encoding uncharacterized protein LOC132061289, producing MATKNAKILPYVNLTQKLCKKFKKIDFKHTPTTENEFADALATIASIIKHPESSHIDPLEVSLKEEHAYCSHVEAEPDGKPWYIDIKVYLKKEYIPRTPRATKRKLSGEWPMDSS from the coding sequence ATGGCTACCAAGAACGCCAAGATATTGCCATATGTGAACCTCACTCAGAAGTTGTGCAAGaagtttaagaaaattgatttcaAGCATACTCCGACGACTGAAAATGAGTTCGCTGATGCTCTTGCTACTATAGCATCGATAATAAAACATCCTGAAAGCAGTCACATTGACCCGCTGGAGGTAAGTTTAAAAGAAGAACACGCTTATTGTTCCCATGTGGAAGCAGAGCCCGATGGCAAGCCATGGTATATTGACATAAAGGTATATCTGAAAAAGGAGTATATCCCGAGAACACCTCGAGCAACCAAAAGAAAACTATCCGGAGAATGGCCAATGGATTCTTCCTGA